A region of Pongo pygmaeus isolate AG05252 chromosome 15, NHGRI_mPonPyg2-v2.0_pri, whole genome shotgun sequence DNA encodes the following proteins:
- the LOC129012757 gene encoding uncharacterized protein LOC129012757 isoform X1, giving the protein MQAGGRPAGAELPEEGKTEVPPSSGINYCLGARAPARVPEAQRPPSRPPAGERTEGAASTGASAGVRAPKVREMKRGLLMTWKRWAEASQDHLACSIASQSGGDIHTNPGAAGARELQLPCGIQGARATFYLLSCNPTHIISMKKAEWCRFTTRKLS; this is encoded by the exons ATGCAGGCTGGCGGGCGGCCGGCGGGGGCCGAGCTCCCGGAGGAGGGGAAGACGGAGGTGCCCCCGTCCTCGGGCATCAACTATTGTCTAGGCGCCCGGGCCCCCGCTCGCGTCCCCGAGGCTCAGCGCCCCCCATCCCGCCCGCCAGCAGGAGAAAGAACCGAGGGGGCGGCCAGTACGGGAGCAAGTGCGGGGGTCCGGGCTCCGAAGGTCCGAG AAATGAAAAGAGGCTTGCTCATGACTTGGAAGCGGTGGGCTGAGGCCTCCCAAGACCATCTGGCTTGTTCCATTGCCAGCCAGAGTGGAGGCGACATTCACACGAACCCAGGAGCTGCAGGGGCGCGTGAGCTACAGCTGCCTTGTGGCATCCAAGGAGCGCGCG cCACTTTTTATCTTCTCTCCTGCAATCCAACCCACATAATTTCCATGAAGAAAGCGGAGTGGTGTCGTTTTACAACAAGAAAACTGAGTTAA
- the LOC129012757 gene encoding uncharacterized protein LOC129012757 isoform X2, with translation MQAGGRPAGAELPEEGKTEVPPSSGINYCLGARAPARVPEAQRPPSRPPAGERTEGAASTGASAGVRAPKVREMKRGLLMTWKRWAEASQDHLACSIASQSGGDIHTNPGAAGARELQLPCGIQGARD, from the exons ATGCAGGCTGGCGGGCGGCCGGCGGGGGCCGAGCTCCCGGAGGAGGGGAAGACGGAGGTGCCCCCGTCCTCGGGCATCAACTATTGTCTAGGCGCCCGGGCCCCCGCTCGCGTCCCCGAGGCTCAGCGCCCCCCATCCCGCCCGCCAGCAGGAGAAAGAACCGAGGGGGCGGCCAGTACGGGAGCAAGTGCGGGGGTCCGGGCTCCGAAGGTCCGAG AAATGAAAAGAGGCTTGCTCATGACTTGGAAGCGGTGGGCTGAGGCCTCCCAAGACCATCTGGCTTGTTCCATTGCCAGCCAGAGTGGAGGCGACATTCACACGAACCCAGGAGCTGCAGGGGCGCGTGAGCTACAGCTGCCTTGTGGCATCCAAGGAGCGCGCG actag